One Pseudomonas abieticivorans genomic region harbors:
- the rpoD gene encoding RNA polymerase sigma factor RpoD has translation MSGKAQQQSRIKELITRGREQGYLTYAEVNDHLPEDISDPEQVEDIIRMINDMGINVFESAPDADALLLAEADTDEAAAEEAAAALAAVETDIGRTTDPVRMYMREMGTVELLTREGEIEIAKRIEEGIREVMGAIAHFPGTVEHILSEYDRVTTEGGRLSDVLSGYIDPDDGIAAPAEMPPPVDPKAAPAADKDDDEEENAESSDDEEETESGPDPVIAAQRFGAVSEQMDITLKALKKHGRDSKQGIAELLALAELFMPIKLVPKQFEGLVERVRGALDRLRQQERAIMQLCVRDARMPRADFLRLFPSNEVDQTWAGDLAKRSTKWAEALGRLNADIVRCQQKLIDLETETGLTIADIKDINRRMSIGEAKARRAKKEMVEANLRLVISIAKKYTNRGLQFLDLIQEGNIGLMKAVDKFEYRRGYKFSTYATWWIRQAITRSIADQARTIRIPVHMIETINKLNRISRQMLQEMGREPTPEELGERMEMPEDKIRKVLKIAKEPISMETPIGDDEDSHLGDFIEDSTMQSPIDVATVESLKEATRDVLSGLTAREAKVLRMRFGIDMNTDHTLEEVGKQFDVTRERIRQIEAKALRKLRHPTRSEHLRSFLDE, from the coding sequence ATGTCCGGAAAAGCGCAACAGCAGTCTCGCATCAAAGAGTTGATCACCCGCGGTCGTGAGCAGGGCTACCTGACTTACGCGGAGGTCAACGACCACCTGCCGGAGGATATTTCAGATCCGGAACAGGTGGAAGACATCATCCGCATGATCAACGACATGGGGATCAACGTATTCGAGAGTGCTCCGGATGCGGATGCCCTTTTGTTGGCCGAAGCCGACACCGACGAAGCCGCCGCTGAAGAAGCCGCCGCAGCGTTGGCGGCCGTGGAAACCGACATCGGTCGCACCACCGACCCCGTGCGCATGTACATGCGTGAAATGGGTACCGTGGAGCTGCTGACGCGTGAAGGCGAAATCGAAATCGCCAAACGCATCGAAGAGGGCATCCGTGAAGTGATGGGCGCAATTGCGCACTTCCCCGGCACGGTTGAACACATCCTCTCCGAATACGATCGCGTCACCACCGAAGGTGGCCGCCTGTCCGACGTCCTGAGCGGTTATATCGACCCGGACGACGGCATTGCGGCGCCTGCGGAAATGCCTCCGCCCGTCGACCCCAAAGCCGCTCCTGCGGCCGACAAGGACGATGACGAAGAGGAGAACGCCGAAAGCAGCGACGACGAGGAAGAGACCGAAAGCGGTCCGGACCCGGTCATTGCCGCCCAGCGTTTCGGTGCCGTGTCCGAACAGATGGACATCACCCTCAAGGCCCTGAAAAAGCACGGTCGCGACAGCAAGCAAGGCATCGCCGAGCTGCTGGCCCTGGCCGAGCTGTTCATGCCGATCAAGTTGGTGCCCAAGCAGTTCGAAGGCCTGGTTGAACGTGTTCGCGGTGCCCTGGATCGTCTGCGTCAGCAAGAGCGCGCGATCATGCAACTGTGCGTTCGTGATGCACGCATGCCGCGTGCCGACTTCCTGCGTCTGTTCCCGAGCAACGAAGTGGACCAGACCTGGGCCGGTGACCTGGCCAAGCGCAGCACCAAATGGGCCGAAGCCCTGGGCCGCCTGAACGCCGACATCGTCCGTTGCCAGCAGAAGCTGATCGATCTCGAAACCGAGACCGGCCTGACCATCGCTGACATCAAGGACATCAACCGTCGCATGTCGATCGGCGAGGCCAAGGCCCGCCGCGCGAAGAAAGAGATGGTTGAAGCGAACTTGCGTCTGGTGATCTCCATCGCCAAGAAGTACACCAACCGTGGCTTGCAGTTCCTCGACCTGATCCAGGAAGGCAACATCGGCTTGATGAAAGCGGTGGACAAGTTCGAATACCGTCGCGGGTACAAGTTCTCGACGTACGCCACCTGGTGGATCCGTCAGGCCATTACCCGTTCGATCGCCGACCAGGCACGCACCATCCGTATTCCGGTGCACATGATCGAGACGATCAACAAGCTCAACCGTATTTCCCGGCAGATGCTGCAGGAAATGGGTCGCGAACCGACCCCGGAAGAGCTGGGTGAACGCATGGAGATGCCTGAGGACAAGATCCGCAAGGTATTGAAGATCGCCAAAGAGCCGATCTCCATGGAAACACCGATCGGTGACGACGAAGATTCGCACCTGGGTGACTTCATCGAAGACTCGACCATGCAGTCGCCAATCGATGTCGCTACCGTTGAAAGCCTCAAGGAAGCCACCCGCGACGTACTGTCCGGCCTGACTGCCCGTGAAGCCAAGGTCCTGCGCATGCGCTTCGGGATCGACATGAATACCGACCACACGCTGGAAGAGGTTGGTAAGCAGTTCGATGTAACCCGCGAGCGGATTCGTCAGATCGAAGCCAAGGCGCTGCGCAAGTTGCGCCACCCGACGAGAAGCGAGCATCTACGCTCTTTCCTCGACGAGTGA
- the folK gene encoding 2-amino-4-hydroxy-6-hydroxymethyldihydropteridine diphosphokinase, translated as MSLTRIYLGLGSNIDRETHLCAGLDALAGFLQQMECSAVFESQPVGIKSGPFFNLVVTALTDMPLMELDRRLKFIEADNGRYAPDRKGLPLDIDVLMYGDLVGNFDGLVLPRAEILKNAFVLWPLSLIAPDVIHPGVNQRFDELWREARIDQVLAQVAFEWRGQAI; from the coding sequence ATGTCGCTGACACGGATCTACCTGGGCCTGGGCAGCAACATCGACCGGGAGACCCATTTGTGTGCGGGGCTTGATGCCTTGGCCGGTTTTCTCCAGCAGATGGAGTGCTCGGCGGTGTTCGAAAGCCAGCCGGTGGGGATCAAGAGTGGTCCATTTTTCAACCTGGTGGTCACCGCGCTGACCGACATGCCGTTGATGGAGCTGGACCGCCGGCTTAAGTTCATCGAGGCCGACAATGGCCGTTACGCGCCGGATCGCAAGGGTTTGCCGCTGGATATCGATGTACTGATGTACGGCGATCTTGTGGGTAACTTCGACGGATTGGTCCTGCCGCGCGCCGAAATTCTGAAAAACGCGTTTGTATTGTGGCCGTTGTCGCTGATTGCTCCAGATGTGATTCACCCAGGGGTCAATCAGCGGTTTGATGAGCTGTGGCGTGAGGCGCGGATTGATCAGGTGCTGGCGCAGGTTGCGTTTGAGTGGCGTGGCCAGGCAATTTGA
- the tsaD gene encoding tRNA (adenosine(37)-N6)-threonylcarbamoyltransferase complex transferase subunit TsaD: MLVLGLETSCDETGVALYDSERGLLADALFSQIDLHRAYGGVVPELASRDHVKRMLPLIRQVLTEADCVATEIDAIAYTAGPGLVGALLVGASCAQALAFAWGIPALGVHHMEGHLLAPMLEAQPPEFPFVALLVSGGHTQLVRVDGIGQYELLGETLDDAAGEAFDKSAKMMGLNYPGGPEIARLAAQGVPGRFTFPRPMCDRPGLMFSFSGLKTFALNTWQQCQSAGDDNDQARCDISLAFQQAVVETLTIKCRRALKLTGLNRLVIAGGVSANKALRESLEKMLGEFKGNVFYARPEFCTDNGAMIAYAGCQRLQAGQHETLAISVQARWPMEQLPAI; the protein is encoded by the coding sequence ATGCTAGTACTGGGATTGGAAACGTCCTGCGACGAAACTGGAGTCGCATTATACGACAGCGAACGCGGCCTGCTGGCCGACGCGCTGTTCAGCCAGATCGACCTGCATCGCGCCTATGGTGGCGTGGTGCCTGAACTCGCCTCGCGCGACCATGTAAAGCGCATGCTGCCGCTGATTCGCCAGGTGTTGACCGAGGCCGACTGCGTGGCCACCGAGATCGACGCCATCGCCTACACCGCGGGTCCCGGGCTGGTTGGGGCGCTGTTGGTAGGGGCTTCCTGCGCCCAGGCGCTGGCCTTTGCCTGGGGTATCCCGGCACTCGGCGTGCACCACATGGAGGGGCATCTGTTGGCCCCCATGCTGGAGGCCCAGCCACCGGAATTCCCGTTCGTCGCTTTGTTGGTGTCGGGGGGGCATACGCAGCTGGTTCGGGTCGATGGCATCGGCCAATACGAGCTGCTCGGTGAAACCCTGGATGACGCAGCCGGCGAAGCGTTCGACAAGAGCGCCAAGATGATGGGCCTGAATTATCCGGGTGGCCCTGAAATCGCTCGCCTGGCTGCCCAGGGCGTGCCGGGCAGGTTCACCTTCCCGCGGCCGATGTGCGATCGCCCGGGCCTGATGTTCAGTTTCAGCGGCCTGAAAACCTTTGCCCTCAATACCTGGCAGCAATGCCAGAGCGCTGGGGACGACAACGATCAAGCCCGCTGCGACATCTCGCTGGCCTTCCAGCAGGCGGTGGTAGAGACTCTGACCATCAAGTGCCGACGCGCACTTAAATTGACCGGGCTCAATCGCCTGGTTATCGCCGGTGGCGTCAGCGCCAACAAGGCATTGCGCGAGTCACTGGAAAAAATGCTGGGTGAGTTCAAGGGCAATGTGTTCTATGCGCGCCCCGAGTTCTGCACTGACAACGGCGCGATGATTGCCTACGCCGGGTGCCAGCGCCTGCAGGCCGGGCAGCACGAAACCTTGGCCATCAGCGTGCAGGCGCGTTGGCCGATGGAGCAGTTGCCCGCCATTTGA
- the plsY gene encoding glycerol-3-phosphate 1-O-acyltransferase PlsY, whose protein sequence is MFWLLALLAYLLGSLSFAIVLSRLTGNPDPRMSGSGNAGATNMLRLAGKKLAILTLLGDLCKGLLPVLVAKLVGLGLQEQAWVGLCAVIGHLYPLYFNFKGGKGVATAAGMMLGLYPPAALLAALAWALTFYLTRTSSLAALIATPLTLPLVAWREPEALLPMAVLTLLIVWRHRGNLRDLFAGRERHF, encoded by the coding sequence ATGTTTTGGTTACTGGCGTTACTGGCCTACCTGCTTGGCTCGCTGTCCTTTGCCATTGTCCTCAGTCGCCTGACGGGCAACCCCGACCCGCGCATGAGCGGTTCCGGCAATGCCGGCGCCACCAACATGTTGCGCTTGGCGGGCAAAAAACTCGCCATCCTCACCCTGCTCGGCGACCTGTGCAAGGGCCTGCTGCCGGTGCTGGTGGCCAAATTGGTCGGCCTGGGCCTGCAAGAGCAGGCCTGGGTCGGCTTGTGCGCGGTCATCGGCCACCTCTACCCGCTGTACTTCAACTTCAAGGGCGGCAAAGGCGTGGCGACCGCTGCCGGCATGATGCTCGGCCTCTACCCGCCTGCCGCCCTCCTGGCGGCCTTGGCGTGGGCACTGACCTTCTACCTCACCCGCACCAGCTCCCTGGCCGCGTTGATCGCAACGCCACTGACCCTGCCATTGGTCGCCTGGCGCGAGCCCGAGGCCCTGCTGCCCATGGCGGTCCTGACGCTGCTGATCGTATGGCGGCATCGCGGCAATCTACGCGACCTGTTCGCCGGGCGCGAACGGCATTTTTGA
- a CDS encoding bifunctional diguanylate cyclase/phosphodiesterase, with translation MRVLLLLSLIAWTAMANALTLSDQERTWLAAHPQLRLGVDASWPPFEFRDENGTYQGLAADYIKVVEARLGVHLTPIEPSSWSAVLQQAKQRELDLLPGIMSTPERQTYLSFTRPYLDFPIVILAHRGGPQPRNLQDLYGLKVAVVADYAPHELLRTHNPDLNLVALPNVSSTLQALATGQVDAVVGDLASSVWSLRQLKLEGLYVSGETPFRYQLAMGVPSDENILVGILDKVIADMSPSEIAAIQEHWVGQVIDHRSYWMEALKYGTPALLLLFTVLAVVIRINRRLSSEISRRVALEQELRSSEYHYRGLVESLSAIAWEARTTDYTYSYVSPHAEALLGYPLSQWLKPGFWHSILHPQDALWAEAFCEAQTSAGRNHSLDYRVITADGRTLWVRDIVSLIEHGERPVMRGLMIDISETKRTEDALRLSEQKFASVFRQCPDILVIARLSDGCLLEVNEAFEEQIGLSAADVIGLTATELNIWGIEGIGPGLLQRLQAGSIRNLELPFRRNNGQTFTGLISAEPFELETTPALVVVVRDITQLKQTQQQLQISEEKFAKAFHASPDGLLLTRQSDGLLLEVNEGFTRITGYNSGMSIDRSTLDLGIWVDLNERKRLLHKLQEDGFVRDFSCLIRRNDGEIRLCEVSARPLPIGGEDCMLTMARDITERHLMQEKLQLAATVFESTAEGVLITDTRQRISAVNRAFSEITGYSETEALGETPRLLASGQHDSAFYVAMWHQLAADGHWQGEISNRRKNGELYPCWLTISAVRTAEDEVTHFVAVFADISSLKHAQARLDYQAHHDPLTGLPNRTLFESRLQASLTLQQDGSGQGAVLFLDLDRFKHINDSLGHPVGDLLLKGIAQRLKEQVRDIDTVARLGGDEFIILLPGLQHAGDAENIANKLLACFAAPFQAGEHEFFTSASIGTSLYPQDGTDVATLIKNADAAMYRSKAKGRNRVECYTRDLTAQATERVALEHELRRAIERNELSLAYQPKFSLKTQSLVGAEALIRWTHPSFGDVPPEHFIPLAEENGMILQLGDWVLERACQQMREWNLSYKAFGPLSVNLAGAQLRQPNLLRRIEQLLKEAHLKPDCLQLEITENFIMSQAEEALAVLHQLKRLGVQLAIDDFGTGYSSLSYLKRLPLDILKIDQSFVRGLPDDPHDAAIVRAIIALGRSMQLTVIAEGVETQAQQEFLAAEGCEQIQGYIVSLPLPAEEFAATFLRMSFSDVSDSTVEKPSL, from the coding sequence ATGCGCGTGTTGCTTTTGCTGTCCTTAATCGCCTGGACTGCAATGGCCAATGCCCTGACCCTGAGTGACCAAGAGCGGACATGGCTGGCTGCCCATCCGCAATTGCGCCTGGGGGTCGATGCATCATGGCCGCCGTTCGAGTTTCGCGACGAAAACGGCACCTACCAAGGCCTGGCCGCCGACTACATCAAGGTGGTCGAGGCCCGGCTGGGCGTGCATTTGACCCCAATCGAACCCAGCAGCTGGAGCGCCGTGCTCCAGCAGGCCAAACAGCGCGAGCTCGACCTGCTGCCCGGGATCATGTCGACCCCGGAGCGCCAGACTTACCTGTCGTTCACCCGCCCCTACCTCGACTTCCCCATCGTTATCCTGGCCCACCGGGGCGGCCCGCAGCCGCGCAACCTGCAGGACCTGTACGGCCTGAAAGTCGCCGTGGTCGCCGACTATGCACCGCACGAACTGCTGCGCACCCACAACCCCGACCTGAACTTGGTCGCACTGCCCAACGTCAGCTCGACCCTGCAGGCACTGGCGACCGGCCAAGTGGATGCCGTGGTCGGCGACTTGGCGTCCAGCGTATGGAGCCTGCGCCAGCTGAAACTCGAAGGCCTCTACGTCAGCGGCGAAACCCCATTCCGCTATCAACTGGCCATGGGTGTGCCCAGCGACGAGAACATCCTGGTGGGTATCCTGGACAAGGTGATCGCCGACATGAGCCCCAGCGAGATCGCTGCCATCCAGGAGCATTGGGTGGGCCAAGTCATCGACCATCGCAGCTACTGGATGGAGGCCCTCAAATATGGCACCCCGGCGCTGCTGCTGTTGTTTACCGTGCTGGCCGTAGTCATCCGGATCAACCGCCGGCTGAGCTCGGAAATTTCTCGTCGCGTGGCCCTGGAGCAAGAACTGCGCAGCAGCGAATACCACTATCGCGGCCTGGTCGAAAGCCTTTCGGCCATTGCCTGGGAAGCGCGCACCACGGACTACACCTACAGCTATGTATCGCCCCACGCCGAGGCCCTGCTGGGCTACCCCCTCAGCCAATGGCTCAAGCCGGGCTTCTGGCACAGCATCCTGCACCCCCAGGACGCGCTATGGGCCGAGGCTTTTTGCGAAGCGCAAACCTCTGCCGGGCGCAACCACAGCCTGGACTACCGCGTGATCACGGCCGACGGCCGCACGCTGTGGGTTCGCGATATCGTCAGCCTGATCGAACATGGCGAGCGGCCGGTGATGCGCGGCCTGATGATCGACATCAGCGAAACCAAACGCACCGAGGACGCGCTGCGCCTGTCCGAGCAGAAGTTTGCCTCGGTGTTCCGCCAATGCCCGGACATCCTGGTGATCGCCCGGCTCAGCGATGGCTGCCTGCTGGAGGTCAACGAAGCCTTTGAAGAACAGATTGGCCTGAGCGCCGCCGACGTCATCGGCCTGACCGCCACCGAGCTGAACATCTGGGGCATCGAAGGCATCGGCCCCGGCCTGCTGCAACGCCTGCAGGCCGGCAGCATCCGCAACCTGGAACTGCCCTTTCGCCGCAATAACGGCCAGACCTTTACCGGGCTGATCTCTGCCGAGCCCTTCGAACTGGAAACCACGCCGGCACTGGTGGTGGTGGTGCGCGACATCACCCAGCTCAAGCAAACCCAGCAACAATTGCAGATATCCGAAGAAAAATTCGCCAAGGCCTTCCACGCCTCTCCCGATGGCCTGCTGCTGACCCGGCAAAGCGACGGCCTGCTGCTGGAGGTCAACGAGGGCTTTACCCGCATCACCGGCTACAACAGCGGCATGTCTATCGACCGCTCGACGCTGGACTTGGGCATCTGGGTTGACCTCAATGAACGCAAGCGGCTCCTGCACAAGCTTCAGGAAGACGGTTTCGTGCGCGACTTCAGCTGCCTGATCCGCCGCAACGACGGTGAGATCCGTTTGTGCGAAGTGTCTGCCCGGCCGCTGCCCATCGGCGGCGAAGATTGCATGCTGACCATGGCTCGGGACATCACCGAGCGCCACCTGATGCAAGAGAAACTGCAATTGGCCGCCACGGTGTTCGAAAGCACCGCCGAAGGCGTGCTGATCACCGATACCCGCCAACGCATCAGCGCGGTTAACCGCGCCTTCAGCGAGATCACCGGCTACAGCGAAACCGAGGCCTTGGGTGAAACCCCGCGCCTGCTCGCCTCTGGCCAGCACGACAGCGCCTTCTACGTGGCCATGTGGCACCAACTGGCGGCCGACGGCCATTGGCAGGGTGAAATCAGTAACCGTCGCAAAAACGGCGAGCTATACCCCTGCTGGCTGACCATCAGCGCGGTACGCACCGCCGAAGACGAAGTGACCCACTTTGTCGCGGTATTCGCCGACATCTCCAGCCTCAAGCACGCCCAGGCCCGGCTCGACTACCAGGCGCACCACGACCCACTGACCGGGCTGCCCAACCGCACCCTGTTCGAAAGCCGCCTGCAGGCTTCGCTGACCCTGCAACAAGACGGCAGCGGCCAGGGCGCAGTGCTGTTCCTGGACCTGGACCGCTTCAAACACATCAATGACAGCCTCGGCCACCCAGTGGGCGACCTGCTGCTAAAAGGCATCGCCCAGCGCCTCAAGGAACAGGTACGCGACATCGATACCGTGGCGCGCCTGGGCGGCGACGAGTTCATCATCCTGCTGCCGGGCCTGCAGCACGCAGGCGACGCGGAAAACATCGCCAACAAGCTGCTGGCGTGTTTTGCCGCGCCATTCCAGGCCGGTGAGCACGAGTTCTTCACCAGCGCCAGCATCGGCACCAGCCTGTACCCCCAGGATGGCACCGACGTGGCCACCCTGATCAAAAACGCCGACGCCGCCATGTACCGCTCCAAGGCCAAGGGCCGCAACCGCGTCGAATGCTACACGCGCGACCTCACGGCACAAGCCACCGAACGCGTCGCCCTGGAGCACGAACTGCGCCGCGCCATTGAGCGCAACGAACTGAGCCTGGCGTACCAACCCAAGTTCAGCCTCAAGACCCAAAGCCTGGTCGGCGCCGAAGCCTTGATCCGCTGGACCCACCCAAGCTTCGGCGACGTGCCGCCCGAGCACTTCATTCCGCTGGCCGAAGAAAACGGCATGATCCTGCAACTGGGCGACTGGGTACTGGAGCGGGCCTGCCAGCAAATGCGCGAGTGGAACCTTAGCTACAAGGCCTTCGGGCCACTGTCCGTGAACCTGGCCGGCGCGCAATTGCGCCAGCCCAACCTGTTGCGGCGCATCGAACAACTGCTCAAGGAGGCGCACCTCAAGCCCGATTGCCTGCAACTGGAAATCACCGAAAACTTCATCATGAGCCAGGCCGAAGAAGCCCTGGCCGTGCTACACCAAC
- the folB gene encoding dihydroneopterin aldolase: protein MDRVFIEGLEVDTVIGAYDWERGIRQCLRLDLSFAWDNRPAAAGDDLTLALDYASVSTRIQAFAQSTQYQLVETFAERLVEVLMSEFNIPWVHLKLTKPGAVAAAKGVGVEIERGCR, encoded by the coding sequence TTGGACAGAGTTTTTATCGAGGGCCTGGAAGTTGACACCGTGATCGGTGCCTATGACTGGGAACGCGGCATTCGCCAGTGCCTGCGCCTGGACCTGAGCTTTGCGTGGGACAACCGCCCCGCTGCGGCCGGTGATGACCTGACCTTGGCCCTGGACTACGCCAGCGTGTCGACCCGTATCCAGGCTTTTGCCCAAAGCACTCAGTACCAGTTGGTAGAGACCTTCGCCGAGCGCCTGGTCGAAGTATTGATGAGCGAGTTCAACATCCCCTGGGTGCACCTCAAGTTGACCAAGCCGGGCGCCGTGGCGGCTGCCAAAGGCGTGGGCGTGGAGATCGAGCGCGGATGTCGCTGA
- the dnaG gene encoding DNA primase, producing the protein MAGLIPQGFIDDLLNRTDIVDVVTSRLQMKKAGKNYTACCPFHKEKTPSFSVSPDKQFYYCFGCGAGGNALGFIMDHDNLDFPQAVEELAKAAGMEVPREEGGRSSKPRQPTDSPLYPLLTAAAEYYRQALKSHPARRAAVDYLKGRGLSGEIARDFGLGFAPPGWDNLFKHLSSDTLQQKAMIDAGLLIENAESGKRYDRFRDRVIFPIRDSRGRVIAFGGRVLGDDKPKYLNSPETPVFHKGQELYGLFEARKHNRNLDEIIVVEGYMDVIALAQQGLRNAVATLGTATSEEHLKRLYRVVPSVLFCFDGDSAGRKAAWRALEAALPALQDGRKARFLFLPEGEDPDTLVRAEGTDAFKARINQHAQPLADYFFQQLTEEADPRSLEGKAHMATLAAPLIDKVLGANLRALMRNRLSEITGLNSDTMNQLAHNAPAEAPPAYDPHIDYDAIPDYTPDYGDFHGQQGYQPQQQEWTPNKGAGQKGFGQKKWEGKPWDKKGGKRGEFEPRAPRVPTTVEPPTLSALRTLLHHPQLAEKVEDASHFADEEHVYAQLLVALLEALQKNPKLRSLQLIARWHGTEQGRLLRALAEKEWLIDADNLEQQFFDTITSLSARQRERTLEHLLRKARQSELTADEKNQLRELLSRNVHAQTPTSTGA; encoded by the coding sequence ATGGCCGGGCTGATCCCCCAAGGTTTTATCGACGACCTACTCAACCGCACCGACATCGTCGATGTGGTGACTTCGCGCCTGCAAATGAAGAAAGCAGGCAAGAACTACACGGCCTGCTGCCCGTTCCACAAGGAAAAGACCCCTTCGTTCAGCGTCAGCCCCGACAAGCAGTTCTATTACTGCTTTGGCTGCGGCGCCGGTGGCAACGCCCTTGGCTTCATCATGGACCACGACAACCTGGATTTCCCCCAGGCCGTGGAGGAACTGGCCAAGGCGGCCGGCATGGAAGTGCCGCGCGAAGAAGGCGGGCGCAGCAGCAAGCCACGCCAGCCTACCGATTCGCCCCTGTACCCACTGCTGACGGCAGCGGCCGAATACTATCGCCAGGCGCTCAAGAGCCACCCTGCGCGCCGGGCCGCCGTCGACTACCTGAAGGGCCGCGGCCTGTCCGGGGAAATTGCCCGCGACTTCGGCCTGGGGTTCGCCCCGCCCGGCTGGGACAACCTGTTCAAGCACCTGAGCAGCGACACCCTGCAGCAAAAGGCCATGATCGACGCCGGCCTGCTGATCGAGAATGCCGAAAGTGGTAAGCGCTACGACCGCTTTCGCGACCGGGTCATCTTCCCGATCCGCGACAGCCGTGGCCGTGTGATTGCCTTTGGCGGCCGGGTGCTGGGCGACGACAAGCCCAAGTACCTGAACTCCCCGGAAACCCCGGTGTTCCATAAGGGCCAAGAGCTGTACGGGCTGTTCGAGGCGCGCAAGCATAACCGCAACCTCGACGAGATCATCGTGGTCGAGGGCTACATGGACGTGATCGCGCTGGCCCAGCAGGGCCTGCGCAACGCCGTGGCCACCCTGGGCACGGCCACCAGCGAAGAACACCTGAAAAGGCTGTACCGCGTGGTGCCCAGCGTGCTGTTCTGCTTCGACGGCGACTCGGCCGGGCGCAAAGCCGCCTGGCGGGCCCTGGAGGCTGCACTACCGGCCCTGCAGGATGGGCGCAAGGCGCGCTTTCTGTTCCTGCCCGAAGGCGAAGACCCGGACACCCTGGTGCGCGCCGAAGGCACCGACGCTTTCAAGGCGCGGATCAACCAGCACGCGCAACCGTTGGCCGATTATTTCTTCCAGCAACTAACGGAAGAAGCCGACCCGCGCTCGCTCGAGGGCAAGGCGCACATGGCCACCCTGGCGGCGCCACTGATCGACAAGGTGCTCGGTGCCAACCTGCGCGCATTGATGCGCAACCGCTTGAGCGAGATCACCGGGCTCAACAGCGATACCATGAACCAGTTGGCGCACAACGCCCCCGCCGAGGCGCCGCCGGCGTACGACCCGCACATCGATTACGACGCGATACCCGACTACACGCCCGACTACGGCGACTTCCACGGCCAGCAGGGCTACCAGCCCCAGCAGCAGGAATGGACGCCGAACAAAGGCGCCGGGCAAAAGGGTTTCGGGCAGAAAAAATGGGAAGGCAAGCCCTGGGACAAGAAGGGCGGCAAACGCGGCGAGTTCGAACCACGTGCCCCGCGCGTGCCGACCACCGTCGAACCACCAACGCTCAGTGCGTTGCGCACCCTGCTGCACCATCCGCAACTGGCGGAAAAGGTCGAGGATGCCAGCCACTTTGCCGACGAAGAGCATGTCTACGCCCAACTATTGGTGGCCCTGCTCGAAGCCTTGCAAAAGAATCCTAAGCTACGCTCTTTACAGTTGATTGCTCGCTGGCACGGCACCGAACAGGGTCGCTTGCTGCGCGCACTGGCTGAAAAGGAGTGGCTAATCGATGCCGACAACCTTGAACAACAGTTTTTCGACACCATAACTAGTCTGTCCGCCCGCCAACGCGAGCGAACACTGGAACATCTGCTGCGTAAAGCACGTCAAAGTGAACTGACGGCAGATGAAAAAAACCAGCTGCGCGAGTTATTAAGTCGCAATGTTCACGCACAAACCCCGACCTCAACTGGCGCGTGA
- the rpsU gene encoding 30S ribosomal protein S21 — translation MPAVKVKENEPFDVALRRFKRSCEKAGVLAEVRSREFYEKPTSERKRKAAAAVKRHAKKVQREQRRAVRLY, via the coding sequence ATGCCAGCCGTCAAAGTTAAAGAGAACGAACCCTTCGACGTAGCTCTGCGTCGTTTCAAGCGCTCCTGCGAAAAAGCCGGTGTACTGGCTGAAGTTCGTAGCCGCGAATTTTACGAGAAGCCAACTTCTGAGCGTAAGCGCAAAGCAGCAGCCGCTGTTAAGCGTCACGCCAAGAAAGTACAGCGCGAACAGCGCCGCGCCGTTCGTCTGTACTAA